Proteins encoded together in one Kutzneria kofuensis window:
- a CDS encoding GH1 family beta-glucosidase: protein MSEPVLPSFPDDFLWGVSTSAYQVEGAVSEGGRGRSVWDTFCETPDRVFSGQSGAVACDHYHRYPEDIGLLRDLGVGAYRFSIAWPRVQPEGTGAVNAEGLDFYDRLVDTLCEAGITPVATVYHWDTPQPIEDAGGWLSRDTAKHFAEYASIVGNKLADRVPMWIPINEPMVTTVYGYGIGQYAPGQFLLLDAVPTAHTQNLAHGLAVQALRAAGARQIGTANNHGPIWPAADVPGDHEAAARASDLINWLFADPVLAGTYPESMHPLLPPGFADDLPTINTPIDFYGVNYYEPTQVSAPSEGNPLPFDLGEVEGYPMTTNGSPVVPDGLRQFLVQLRERHGDRLPPVQITENGCSFDGIDDRARIDFLAEHLRSLRLAMHEGVDVRGYFVWSLLDNFEWSKGYQPRFGLVDVDYETQRRTPKASFTWYRDLIRGEH, encoded by the coding sequence ATGAGCGAGCCCGTCCTCCCATCCTTCCCCGATGACTTCCTCTGGGGGGTCTCCACCTCGGCTTATCAGGTGGAGGGTGCCGTCTCTGAGGGTGGCAGGGGCAGGTCGGTCTGGGACACGTTCTGCGAGACACCCGATCGGGTGTTCTCCGGGCAGAGCGGCGCGGTGGCCTGCGATCACTACCACCGCTACCCGGAGGACATCGGCCTGCTGCGCGACCTCGGCGTCGGCGCGTACCGATTCTCGATCGCCTGGCCGAGAGTGCAACCCGAAGGCACCGGCGCGGTCAACGCCGAGGGCCTCGACTTCTACGACCGGCTGGTGGACACGCTGTGCGAGGCCGGCATCACGCCGGTCGCCACCGTTTACCACTGGGACACCCCGCAGCCGATCGAGGACGCCGGCGGGTGGCTCAGCCGGGACACCGCCAAGCACTTCGCCGAGTACGCGTCGATCGTCGGGAACAAGCTGGCCGACCGGGTGCCGATGTGGATCCCGATCAACGAGCCGATGGTCACCACGGTCTACGGCTACGGCATCGGCCAGTACGCGCCCGGCCAGTTCCTGCTGCTCGACGCCGTGCCGACCGCCCACACCCAGAACCTCGCGCACGGCCTCGCGGTGCAGGCGCTGCGGGCGGCCGGAGCCAGGCAGATCGGCACCGCCAACAACCACGGCCCGATCTGGCCGGCCGCCGACGTGCCCGGCGACCACGAGGCCGCGGCCCGGGCGAGCGACCTGATCAACTGGCTGTTCGCCGACCCGGTGCTGGCCGGCACCTACCCGGAGTCGATGCACCCGCTGCTGCCGCCGGGCTTCGCCGACGACCTGCCGACGATCAACACCCCGATCGACTTCTACGGCGTCAACTACTACGAGCCGACCCAGGTCTCCGCCCCGTCCGAGGGCAACCCCTTGCCGTTCGACCTCGGCGAGGTCGAGGGTTACCCGATGACGACCAACGGGTCGCCGGTGGTGCCGGACGGGCTGCGCCAGTTCCTGGTCCAGCTGCGGGAACGGCACGGCGACCGGCTGCCGCCGGTGCAGATCACCGAGAACGGGTGCAGCTTCGACGGCATCGACGACCGGGCCCGGATCGACTTCCTCGCCGAGCACCTGCGGTCGCTGCGGCTGGCCATGCACGAAGGCGTCGACGTGCGCGGCTACTTCGTGTGGTCGCTGCTGGACAACTTCGAGTGGTCCAAGGGCTATCAGCCCCGGTTCGGCCTGGTCGACGTCGATTACGAGACCCAGCGACGCACCCCCAAGGCGTCCTTCACCTGGTACCGGGACCTGATCAGAGGTGAGCACTGA
- a CDS encoding TetR/AcrR family transcriptional regulator — protein sequence MPATAVSQGVRVSADLTTDVGPLRRKPVQQRSAQRVERMLEACASLIEELGYDGVTTTLIAERAGVAVGSLYQFFPDKRAVVQALTLRNLERFMANVVQRFDSAELEHWWDAVDSMFDVYVEMHRSVPAFSRLHFGDVVDTRLLDEGKDNNAVIAEGLAALISERFGRSMEELQLPVAVAIEAADGVLKFAFRRNERGDQVVVDEAKALIKGYLSTRLGDPE from the coding sequence ATGCCTGCCACAGCCGTCAGCCAAGGAGTCCGCGTGTCCGCCGACCTGACCACCGACGTGGGTCCGCTGCGTCGCAAGCCCGTCCAGCAGCGCAGTGCCCAGCGGGTGGAGCGCATGCTCGAGGCGTGCGCCTCGCTGATCGAGGAGTTGGGCTACGACGGCGTGACGACCACGCTGATCGCCGAGCGGGCCGGCGTCGCGGTCGGCTCGCTCTACCAGTTCTTCCCGGACAAGCGCGCGGTCGTGCAGGCACTGACCCTGCGCAACCTCGAACGCTTCATGGCCAACGTGGTGCAGCGCTTCGACTCCGCCGAGCTGGAGCACTGGTGGGACGCCGTCGACTCGATGTTCGACGTGTACGTGGAGATGCACCGCTCGGTGCCCGCGTTCAGCCGGCTGCACTTCGGCGACGTGGTGGACACCCGGCTGCTCGACGAGGGCAAGGACAACAACGCGGTCATCGCCGAGGGGCTGGCCGCGCTGATCTCCGAGCGGTTCGGCCGCTCGATGGAGGAGCTCCAGCTGCCGGTCGCGGTCGCCATCGAGGCGGCGGACGGCGTGCTGAAGTTCGCCTTCCGCCGCAACGAGCGCGGTGACCAGGTGGTGGTCGACGAGGCGAAGGCCCTGATCAAGGGCTATCTGTCGACCCGGCTCGGCGACCCCGAGTGA
- a CDS encoding amino acid deaminase/aldolase, whose translation MSPQQQRVRFDSATEGFDPPFALVDLDAFDHNATELVRRAGGTPIRVASKSVRCRALLERVLAVPGYAGLMTYSLAEAMWLFAEGTCDDLLVGYPTTDRATLQKLAVDEAARGAITIMVDSVDHLDLVDDALGPGHPDIRVCLELDASWRPLNGSRRLHVGPLRSPVHTAAQATELTRRIIDRPGFTLVGIMAYEGQIAGIGDAPPGNPLRGMAVRWMQGKSAAELAERRAAVVAAVRALAPLEFVNGGGTGSLELTSAEKSVTEVAAGSGLLGPTLFDGYRSFQPRPAALFALPVVRRPGPNVATLFTGGYPASGPIGEDRLPSPYLPAGLKLTKLEAAGEVQTPVTGKAADRLRIGDRVWMRHAKAGELAERFREFHLIRGYQVERSAPTYRGEGQAFG comes from the coding sequence GTGTCACCGCAGCAGCAGCGCGTCCGGTTCGACTCCGCGACCGAGGGCTTCGATCCGCCGTTCGCCCTGGTCGACCTGGACGCCTTCGATCACAACGCCACCGAGCTGGTGCGCCGGGCCGGCGGCACGCCGATCCGCGTCGCCAGCAAGTCCGTGCGCTGTCGCGCGCTGCTCGAACGCGTGCTGGCGGTGCCGGGATACGCCGGCCTGATGACCTACTCGCTCGCCGAGGCGATGTGGCTGTTCGCCGAGGGCACGTGCGACGACCTGCTGGTCGGCTACCCGACCACGGACCGGGCGACGCTGCAGAAGCTCGCCGTCGACGAGGCGGCCCGCGGCGCGATCACGATCATGGTCGACTCGGTGGACCACCTCGACCTGGTCGACGACGCGCTCGGCCCGGGCCACCCGGACATCCGGGTCTGCCTGGAGCTCGACGCGTCCTGGCGACCGCTCAACGGATCGCGCCGCCTGCACGTCGGCCCGCTGCGCTCGCCGGTGCACACCGCGGCCCAGGCGACCGAGCTGACCAGGCGAATCATCGACCGACCGGGCTTCACACTGGTCGGGATCATGGCTTACGAGGGGCAGATCGCCGGCATCGGCGACGCACCGCCCGGCAACCCGCTGCGCGGCATGGCGGTGCGGTGGATGCAGGGGAAGTCGGCCGCCGAACTGGCCGAACGGCGGGCGGCGGTGGTGGCGGCGGTTCGCGCGCTGGCCCCGCTGGAGTTCGTCAACGGCGGCGGCACCGGCAGCCTCGAACTGACGTCCGCCGAGAAGTCGGTCACCGAGGTCGCGGCCGGATCCGGCCTGCTCGGGCCGACCCTGTTCGACGGCTACCGGTCGTTCCAACCGAGGCCGGCGGCGCTGTTCGCGCTGCCGGTGGTCCGCCGCCCCGGCCCGAACGTGGCGACGCTGTTCACCGGCGGCTATCCGGCGTCCGGGCCGATCGGCGAGGACCGGCTGCCCTCGCCGTACCTGCCGGCGGGGCTGAAGCTGACCAAGCTGGAGGCGGCGGGCGAGGTGCAGACGCCGGTCACCGGCAAGGCCGCCGACCGGCTGCGGATCGGTGACCGGGTCTGGATGCGGCACGCCAAGGCCGGCGAGCTGGCCGAGCGGTTCCGCGAGTTCCATCTGATCCGGGGCTACCAGGTGGAGCGCTCGGCCCCCACCTACCGGGGCGAGGGCCAGGCGTTCGGCTGA
- a CDS encoding D-arabinono-1,4-lactone oxidase: MVGRLRLGTDTARPAPWRNWAGTARSQPVHVARPRDVSEIAEAVTVAAKDGFTVRPRGSGHSFTSIAATDGVAIDLGEWSGVVRADLENCLVTVRSGTPLHRLNAELHRLGLAMANLGDIDAQTISGAISTGTHGTGAKLGGLSTQVRALELVLADGSVVTCSPDERPDLFSAARVGLGALGVISTVTLQCVPAFALRAREFPQPLDGILEKFGDMCDSEDHVEFHWFPHSDRVQVKHNVRLPADASIAPLSRARQFYEYEVMENSAFGLVCKLGRAVPSVVPTLNRVCASLWSERSYSDHSFRVFTTPRRVRFVETEYAVPRESLHDVLREFRAAIPRLRHPVIVPVEVRVAAADDIPLSTAYGRDSAYIAIHQYVGMPFREYFDCFEKIAGAVGGRPHWGKMHTLDASVLAQRYPKFEEFRAVRAKVDPNGVFRNAYLDTVLGAP; encoded by the coding sequence ATGGTCGGACGTCTCCGGTTGGGCACCGATACGGCACGCCCGGCGCCGTGGCGTAACTGGGCGGGTACCGCACGGTCGCAGCCGGTGCACGTGGCGAGGCCGCGTGACGTGAGCGAGATCGCCGAGGCGGTGACCGTCGCCGCGAAGGACGGCTTCACGGTCCGGCCGCGGGGCAGCGGCCACTCGTTCACCAGCATCGCCGCCACCGACGGCGTCGCGATCGACCTCGGCGAGTGGTCCGGCGTCGTGCGCGCCGACCTGGAGAACTGCCTGGTCACCGTGCGATCCGGCACGCCGCTGCACCGGTTGAACGCCGAGCTGCACCGGCTCGGGTTGGCCATGGCCAACCTGGGCGACATCGACGCGCAGACGATCTCCGGCGCCATCTCCACCGGGACCCACGGCACCGGCGCCAAGCTCGGCGGCCTGTCCACCCAGGTCAGGGCCCTGGAACTGGTGCTGGCCGACGGTTCCGTCGTGACGTGTTCCCCGGACGAGCGCCCCGACCTGTTCAGCGCCGCCCGCGTCGGCCTCGGCGCCCTGGGCGTGATCAGCACCGTGACCCTGCAGTGCGTGCCGGCGTTCGCCCTGCGTGCCCGGGAGTTCCCGCAGCCCTTGGACGGGATCCTCGAGAAGTTCGGCGACATGTGCGACTCCGAGGACCATGTCGAGTTCCACTGGTTCCCGCACAGCGACCGGGTGCAGGTCAAGCACAACGTGCGGCTGCCCGCGGACGCGTCGATCGCGCCGCTGTCGAGGGCTCGGCAGTTCTACGAGTACGAGGTGATGGAGAACAGCGCCTTCGGCCTCGTGTGCAAGCTCGGCCGGGCCGTGCCGTCCGTGGTGCCGACCCTGAACCGCGTCTGCGCGTCCCTGTGGTCGGAGCGGTCCTACAGCGACCACTCGTTCCGTGTGTTCACCACGCCCCGGCGGGTCCGGTTCGTCGAGACCGAGTACGCCGTTCCACGTGAATCACTGCACGACGTGCTCCGCGAGTTCCGCGCCGCGATCCCCCGCCTGCGGCACCCGGTGATCGTGCCCGTCGAGGTCCGGGTCGCCGCCGCCGACGACATTCCGCTGTCCACCGCCTACGGCCGGGACAGCGCGTACATCGCCATCCACCAGTACGTCGGCATGCCCTTCCGGGAGTACTTCGACTGCTTCGAGAAGATCGCCGGCGCCGTCGGCGGGCGGCCGCACTGGGGCAAGATGCACACCCTCGACGCCTCCGTGCTGGCCCAGCGGTACCCGAAGTTCGAGGAGTTCCGCGCCGTGCGGGCCAAGGTCGACCCCAACGGCGTGTTCCGCAATGCCTATCTGGACACCGTCCTCGGCGCTCCGTGA
- a CDS encoding NAD(P)H-binding protein → MRVVIAGGHGQIALELERLLSARGDSPVGLVRNPAHADDLRAAGAESVVCDLESIAADELAGHLKNADAVVFAAGAGPGSGTDRKDTVDRAAAVLLADAAVLAGVRRYLLVSSMGVGRPLAAGSDESWAAYMAAKTAAEEAVRGYDLDWTVLRPGGLTNDAPTGRVRLETPSTMRGTISRADVAAVLVSLLDAPATAGLTLELIAGDDPIPDAVVATRS, encoded by the coding sequence ATGCGCGTAGTGATCGCCGGCGGGCACGGCCAGATCGCCCTCGAGCTGGAGCGGCTTCTCTCCGCCCGAGGTGACAGTCCGGTCGGGTTGGTGCGCAACCCCGCCCACGCCGACGACCTTCGCGCCGCCGGCGCCGAGTCCGTGGTGTGCGACCTGGAGTCCATCGCGGCCGACGAGCTCGCCGGCCACCTCAAGAACGCCGACGCCGTCGTCTTCGCCGCCGGCGCCGGGCCCGGCAGCGGGACCGACCGCAAGGACACCGTCGACCGCGCCGCCGCCGTGCTGCTGGCCGATGCCGCCGTGCTCGCCGGGGTTCGCCGCTACCTGCTCGTGAGCTCCATGGGCGTCGGCCGACCGCTCGCCGCCGGCTCCGACGAGTCGTGGGCCGCGTACATGGCCGCCAAGACCGCCGCCGAGGAGGCGGTGCGTGGCTACGACCTGGACTGGACGGTGCTGCGTCCCGGTGGACTCACCAACGACGCGCCCACCGGTCGGGTGCGGCTGGAGACTCCGTCGACGATGCGGGGCACCATCAGCCGTGCCGACGTCGCCGCCGTGCTGGTCTCGCTGCTCGACGCACCCGCGACCGCCGGCCTCACCCTGGAGTTGATCGCCGGCGACGACCCCATCCCGGACGCCGTGGTTGCCACCCGCTCCTAG
- a CDS encoding DUF3662 and FHA domain-containing protein — translation MGRVQRFERRLEGAVGNAFARVFGGSVVPQEVAQSLQREAELNVKELAGDRLLAPNSYRVLLGAADHDRLAGAEQDEQRIRELLEDCVREHLAEHGWDTYGDVVVSLERSDALHTGQFRTNSSVDPDVRRPAPPRTAGDRSMSQPPGQYPPQDPYGQHQGQQGYGYDQGYPQQGGYPQQGGGYDQYGQQQGGGYDQHGYPQQGGGYEQGYPQQGGGYPQQGGGYEQGYPQQGGGYEQGYPQQGGGYPQQGGGYDPYGQQGGYPQQGGGYDQYGQQGGYGQQDPYGAPPGPPPGPRQITAMLQLDDGSNRTYNLKQGGNVVGRGQDADFRLPDTGVSRRHLEITWDGQSAMLADLGSTNGSTVNGTPVQTWQLADGDVVRVGHSSLVFRTQG, via the coding sequence GTGGGACGCGTGCAGCGCTTCGAGCGCCGCCTTGAGGGCGCTGTGGGCAACGCCTTCGCACGCGTGTTCGGCGGCAGCGTGGTGCCGCAGGAGGTGGCACAGTCGCTGCAACGCGAGGCCGAGCTGAACGTCAAGGAGCTCGCCGGTGACAGGCTGCTTGCGCCGAACAGTTACCGGGTGCTGCTCGGTGCAGCGGACCACGACCGTTTGGCGGGCGCGGAGCAGGACGAACAGCGCATACGGGAGCTGCTCGAGGACTGCGTTCGCGAGCACCTCGCAGAGCACGGATGGGATACCTATGGTGACGTCGTAGTCTCCCTGGAGCGCTCCGACGCGCTGCACACGGGACAGTTCCGAACCAACTCGTCCGTCGACCCTGACGTACGACGGCCAGCACCACCTCGCACCGCAGGAGACCGATCCATGAGCCAGCCACCAGGCCAGTACCCCCCGCAGGACCCCTACGGTCAGCACCAGGGTCAGCAGGGTTACGGCTATGACCAGGGCTACCCGCAGCAGGGCGGCTACCCGCAGCAAGGCGGCGGGTACGACCAGTACGGCCAGCAGCAGGGTGGCGGTTACGACCAGCACGGCTACCCGCAGCAGGGTGGCGGTTACGAGCAGGGCTACCCGCAGCAGGGCGGCGGCTATCCGCAGCAGGGTGGCGGTTACGAGCAGGGCTACCCCCAGCAGGGTGGTGGCTACGAGCAGGGCTACCCGCAGCAGGGCGGCGGCTATCCGCAGCAGGGCGGCGGCTACGACCCGTACGGCCAGCAGGGCGGCTACCCCCAGCAGGGCGGCGGCTACGACCAGTACGGGCAGCAGGGCGGCTACGGCCAGCAGGACCCGTACGGCGCCCCTCCCGGCCCGCCGCCGGGCCCCCGCCAGATCACCGCGATGCTTCAGCTGGACGACGGCTCGAACCGCACGTACAACCTGAAGCAGGGCGGCAACGTGGTGGGTCGCGGCCAGGACGCGGACTTCCGGCTGCCCGACACGGGGGTCTCCAGGAGGCACCTGGAGATCACCTGGGATGGTCAGAGTGCGATGCTCGCGGACCTCGGCTCCACGAACGGCAGCACGGTGAACGGCACTCCGGTGCAGACCTGGCAGCTCGCGGACGGCGACGTCGTCCGGGTCGGCCACTCGTCACTCGTGTTCCGCACGCAGGGCTGA
- a CDS encoding FHA domain-containing protein FhaB/FipA, which produces MPELVLQLTRAGFLALLWLFVLAALRVVRSDIYAASGLRVAVPGGFRKGGKQPAKGKTARQLVVTHGALTGTRISLDGRPILIGRADDSTLVLDDDFASTRHARLSLRGSDWYVEDLGSTNGTYLDRAKVTAPLRVPLGAPIRIGKTVIELRT; this is translated from the coding sequence GTGCCAGAGCTGGTGTTGCAGCTGACCAGAGCAGGGTTTCTCGCCCTGCTCTGGTTGTTCGTGCTGGCCGCGCTGCGCGTGGTCCGATCAGACATCTATGCCGCGTCGGGGTTGAGAGTCGCGGTGCCCGGCGGGTTCCGCAAGGGTGGCAAGCAACCGGCCAAGGGGAAGACGGCTCGGCAGCTCGTTGTCACTCATGGGGCGCTCACGGGCACCCGCATCTCACTTGACGGGAGACCGATCCTGATCGGCCGGGCCGACGACTCGACCCTCGTTCTCGACGACGATTTCGCCTCGACGAGACACGCGAGGCTGTCGCTGCGAGGCAGCGACTGGTACGTGGAGGATCTTGGCTCCACGAACGGAACATACCTAGACCGGGCGAAGGTCACGGCACCCCTCCGGGTCCCGCTCGGTGCCCCGATCCGCATCGGCAAGACAGTGATCGAGCTGCGCACATGA
- a CDS encoding PP2C family protein-serine/threonine phosphatase — protein MTLVLRYAARSDRGLVRANNQDSVYAGPRLLALADGMGGHAAGEVASKVVVAALAPLDDDEPGDDLLDQLRGAVLEGNGAIAELVSHDPDLDGMGTTLTAVLFSGNRLGLVHVGDSRAYLLRGGQFTQITHDDTFVQSLIDEGRITEEEANVHPQRSLLLRALTGHEVEPSLAVREARAGDRYLLCSDGLCSYVSHETLAEAILIPDPQACADRMIELALKAGGPDNVTVIIADVVDVDYGDDAPIVGGAAGDGSNDQPPPDSPASRAGAITAPRTPPPQPMAQVAPTPDPKARNRKRVRLLVWIVAVLIVLGLGAGGTVWWVLGQYYVGATEDNHVAIFEGVRGGPVLGIPLHRVAESSCLDPQEAGCNSLTLDMLQESAREDVRKGVIPEKPGVDGAREAVRRLWLGALLPACTADTATTGTSTTTTAAAGTSASGAPGGAGPTSTTTTAPTLTSAPQQPGKNCRKVG, from the coding sequence ATGACCCTCGTCCTCCGCTACGCCGCCCGCAGTGACCGGGGCCTGGTTCGAGCCAACAACCAGGACTCCGTGTACGCGGGCCCGCGTCTCCTCGCCCTTGCCGACGGCATGGGCGGCCACGCCGCCGGTGAGGTGGCCAGCAAGGTGGTTGTCGCCGCCCTGGCCCCGCTCGACGACGACGAGCCCGGCGACGACCTGCTCGACCAGCTCCGCGGCGCGGTGCTGGAGGGCAATGGCGCCATCGCCGAGCTGGTGTCGCACGACCCGGATCTCGACGGCATGGGCACCACGCTGACCGCGGTGCTGTTCTCCGGCAACCGGCTCGGCCTGGTGCACGTCGGCGACTCGCGGGCCTACCTGCTGCGCGGCGGCCAGTTCACCCAGATCACGCACGACGACACGTTCGTCCAGTCGCTGATCGACGAGGGCCGGATCACCGAGGAGGAGGCCAACGTGCACCCGCAGCGCTCGCTGCTGCTGCGCGCGTTGACCGGCCACGAGGTGGAGCCGAGTCTGGCCGTCCGCGAGGCCCGCGCCGGCGACCGGTACCTGCTGTGCTCGGACGGGCTGTGCTCGTACGTCAGCCACGAGACGCTGGCCGAGGCGATCCTGATCCCGGACCCGCAGGCCTGCGCGGACCGGATGATCGAGCTGGCGCTCAAGGCCGGTGGCCCGGACAACGTGACGGTGATCATCGCCGACGTGGTGGACGTCGACTACGGCGACGACGCGCCGATCGTCGGCGGGGCCGCCGGGGACGGCAGCAACGACCAACCGCCGCCGGATTCACCGGCGTCCCGCGCCGGCGCGATAACCGCGCCACGGACGCCACCGCCACAGCCAATGGCGCAGGTAGCACCGACACCGGACCCCAAGGCGAGGAATCGCAAGCGGGTCCGGTTACTCGTCTGGATCGTGGCGGTCCTGATCGTGCTGGGGCTGGGCGCGGGCGGCACCGTGTGGTGGGTGCTCGGCCAGTACTACGTGGGCGCCACCGAGGACAACCATGTCGCGATCTTCGAGGGTGTGCGCGGGGGCCCGGTGCTGGGCATTCCGCTGCACCGGGTCGCGGAGAGCTCGTGCCTGGACCCGCAGGAGGCCGGCTGCAACTCGCTGACGCTGGACATGCTCCAGGAGTCGGCGCGGGAGGACGTGCGCAAGGGCGTCATCCCGGAGAAGCCGGGTGTGGACGGCGCGCGGGAGGCGGTGCGGCGGCTGTGGCTGGGCGCGCTGCTGCCGGCGTGCACCGCGGACACCGCCACCACGGGCACGTCCACGACCACGACCGCCGCGGCGGGCACCAGCGCGTCTGGTGCGCCGGGTGGCGCCGGCCCCACGTCGACGACTACCACGGCACCCACGCTGACCAGCGCACCGCAGCAGCCGGGCAAGAACTGTAGGAAGGTGGGCTGA